In Cheilinus undulatus linkage group 14, ASM1832078v1, whole genome shotgun sequence, the genomic stretch ATAGGTCTGTAGTGGTGTGATTATTGACTCTGTCCCATGTAAAGACGTCCCTCTCACCTCTTATTGATTTAATACAGAAGTTTGGACAGCTCTCAGGGTTTAGGATTAACTGGGATAAGAGCattattttgcccctttctgatgGCCTTGACCTCAAATATCTTAATAACCTACCCTTTAGAATTTCCACTGAGAGATTTAAATATCTGGGAATAAATATTAGAAGAAGTCAAAATCTTCTAGCCCTAATTATCTTAACTTAGCACAAatagtaaggaaatttgtgtttaataGATTGCTTCTTTGTTGTAGCAATGCTGCTTGGCTATAAAtattatactgttggaaagcctgtttatttcccttttttgtaatggtgccacatttgtaaggaacatgcatttgtgggatgagcagcagtgCCATTGTGgttaaaatatgggattatgAGATTTGACCATCAGTGACTTCTGTTTCATTTATATtgtacacagtgtcccaactttttggaattggggttataATTTTCACCCCCTAATAAAACGAAGGTTGTACAAGCCACAGGTTTTTCAATCAGTCAGAATCCCGCCATCATTTGTAGCAAAACTACAGCGCGCATGAACAcagcagagtatgtggaattatTGGGTAAAGACATTATCCACCAAATctgtagatttattttcatctttgtcAGCTCTTCAGAGATCAGATGTTAATGTCCAGAGAGattctgtgaagtttgatgtGAGGTTGGTTTCTGacacttcttcttctctttgtgtCTTTCCAGTGGTCAACAGTCAAGAGAAGATTTATCACATCTTCCAACCTGAACAAGACGCCACCCTGCCCTGTGGCTCTCCGTCATCCTCTGGACCTCTGCAGTGCTCTGATATTTCATGGCTTTATAACAGAGATCCATCAGAGACCGTTATGGAGGCAAGCAGTGGGGAGGTGAAGCAGACGTCGTCCCGAGCTGACCGGCTGAGTTTGGACTCCAACTGTTCTTTGGTCATTAAACGTGTCACTGCTGAGGATGTTGGTCTCTACACGTGTCGACGGGGTGATTCTGATCCTTACGATATAAATGTgtatctcagtgtttttacaggTAAGTCTCATTTCATGATTATCATAAGGGACTTTAATGGAACAAAAGATTGCATTGTGTCCAACCTTCCATCTGCTGGTTTTGGTTTATCACCAGTACTATTATCAGACCTTATAACACTCTAGTCACGATTGTTTGGCCAAACAAAAGGAAAGTGTAAACAAGGTCTTGTTTGGGTTTCATTAACAATCCAGCAGATGTCAGAGATTTTCCAACtaaattttgatctttttctttcagtctttcCGACACTGACTCGCTCTGATCCATGGAGCCCCACTGAAGTCAGATTAGAGTGTTCTCTGCTGAGATACAGAAGTTTGAGTTCCTGTCAACCAAACAGTCTCCGCTGGGTGAATGAGACAGGAGCTGTGATTACTGACGGTGTTACAGAGAGTTCCAGAGACGCAGACTGTTTCTCTGACCTGAATGTGACGCATCAGATCAGCAACAACGGGAAATTCAGCTGCAAGGCTGTTAACGAGGAGAACAACGTGGAGATACAGGCCGACTACACACCTTTCCAAACAGGTAAGATCACATGATAAATCTAATTAGAAAAAGCCGAACGTTCCACTTTGACCCAAACATGGCTGTCACACTATTAAAAAATTCACCCATTTGGACCCCTCACTTTGGGTCACAACTGTCTGTGCTATTTTCAGTCAAATCTAATCCTGAATAGAACgattaaactaatgaaactCCCCACCACACGTTTACTTCTACCCTGTAATCCTTCTGCTTTCTCACTGAGAGAACGTCTGCTTTAGAGAAACTGCATGTCCTGTTTTCACTGCAACCTGTAGTCTGCCTGTGTAACaagctattcaattacaaattcaactgggccaaattttaaaatcataaaaagtaGCTGGGCCGGACATGTTCAGctcccagtaagcagctggcaATGTCAAATTTGGCCTCAACACAGACAGCAGAACCACATAGAGCATTAATCACCTAAACTGTCACTACAAGtctgacatttatttaaatgttggtATTAAACTCACCTGTTGCTTCTAACCTTGTTGTTGATCACTTCCAAGCAGCCACATTGTTTGTTGAGCAACGATCTAATGCTAGAAaacagagtaactgtgactgttgggtggtcttCATGGTGGCTCCATCATTGGGTGGTTGTGCAATTTCTCTTCACGTATGAACACAGACATGCTTTTCTCACTCAGTCTTGTTGTATCTAAGATATCTGCAGAGAAAAATTAATTTACCATAAACAAATCTAGCTCcaacagccttgaatttctcatgtacAAGTTCATATAGCACCACGCGTCCTGCAGGACAAATAAGAGCCATTcttctgcttcttggaaatgattacatttattttttttagttttcactcAGAAACTTCATCCTGTTAACACTCATGTctcatccatcagctgtgcatttAAGATGATGGCTTGATTTGAGCTGCAGCGACTCAGTTCAGACTCCAGAGAGATGCTCTCCTTATCTCTGATGTTATGATGAAGAGTCAGCACAGAGTGTTGCAAGAGTTTCTGTTAGctaagaaaataagaaaaaacacgTCATCAGTAAATGGGTGCTGGATTCTAAAGAAAACCTGAGAGAAAACTAAGTGGTCTGGAAGGAAGCTCACgttttcaagcatttatttgcaAGAAGTGATGTTTGGAACCAACGTGTTCTTCCTCAGACTGGTGAATGTTTCTGAGTCTCCATCTTAATAACCATGGGTAAGCTCGAGTCAGCAGTCTGTGGTGTACCAGCTGTGTTTCTCGCTCCTCATCATCTCTACAGGAACTCGGTGTAAGACGACCGCTAAAGCTGACATCGTGCTGCTGGTGGACGATTCCAACAGTATCTTCAATGAAAACTTCAGGATCATCCTCTGCTTCATCGCTGACATAGTTGGAATGTTTGACATCGGCCCTAACAGAGTTCAGATCGGTAAATTTTCACCTTAGTCAGACCAAACTGGTCTCAACATTCCTGTTTTAGCCGTAGAACAGATGGGATCACATGATCTTCACCTTCTTCATCCAtagttttgactgttttataaCTGGTTTTGAAAACTGTGCTATGGCTGAAACAGGTTTTCTCTATGTTGGTGCATCAGTGTCACTTTTTTGTTCCTGTGGTTTTTACCCCTCACTGTGTCTTTTCTGCAGGTCTGACTCAGTACAGTGATGAGCCAAGGACCCAGTGGCACCTGAACACCCAGAGGACCAAGGAATCCCTGCTGAATGATGTTAATGAGCTGCAGCCAATAGGAGGCATAACCACTAGGACAGGTAAGAAGAGCACTGTAGGATCACATGATCTTTCTAGTGTTGTCAGGATACcagatttttaaattctgatatgattctagtaaaaatcaacaTTAGTACATGTTTAAATACCACAGAAACAAATGTAGAAGTCAAATCTTTCAGACAAACTCCTGTGCACAGTCTACAGTACACAAATTTGTATTTATGGGATTTT encodes the following:
- the LOC121521175 gene encoding uncharacterized protein LOC121521175, which codes for MPVSSDQMALLGSVFIFVLQFGVRSSQKDFYHFSLPEQDVTLPCVSPKPTDSDPMSINELQLECSLFRFRDLHLCPPYRLLWVNETGAEITDGVTETFRDEGCFSDLTVTRQSGHNKTFTCQVVDEENNVKIQADYTPVFTDWSPLSSIMLVLRISALVLMIVSTVLVFTRRVVNSQEKIYHIFQPEQDATLPCGSPSSSGPLQCSDISWLYNRDPSETVMEASSGEVKQTSSRADRLSLDSNCSLVIKRVTAEDVGLYTCRRGDSDPYDINVYLSVFTVFPTLTRSDPWSPTEVRLECSLLRYRSLSSCQPNSLRWVNETGAVITDGVTESSRDADCFSDLNVTHQISNNGKFSCKAVNEENNVEIQADYTPFQTGKIT